One Oceanispirochaeta sp. M1 DNA segment encodes these proteins:
- the hpt gene encoding hypoxanthine phosphoribosyltransferase, with the protein MNYKIDVLIDEKTLANKVKELGKAIEKDYSSEEEVILVGLLRGSTVFLADLARQIDLDARIDFMVVSSYGNSMNSSRDVQIKKDLEEDIRGRHVIIVEDIIDTGYTLERVKEFLELREPASLKICTLLDKPDRREVEVYVDYVGFTIPDVFVIGYGIDYAQKHRNLPYVGKVIPQD; encoded by the coding sequence ATGAATTATAAAATTGATGTCCTGATTGATGAGAAAACACTGGCGAACAAGGTCAAAGAACTGGGTAAAGCCATCGAAAAAGACTACAGCAGTGAAGAAGAAGTTATCCTGGTGGGGCTGCTGAGAGGATCAACAGTATTTCTGGCAGACCTTGCCAGGCAGATTGATCTGGATGCTCGGATTGACTTCATGGTTGTCTCCAGCTATGGAAATTCAATGAACTCGTCCAGAGATGTTCAGATAAAAAAAGACCTGGAAGAAGATATTCGAGGGCGTCATGTCATTATTGTTGAAGATATTATCGATACGGGTTATACCCTGGAACGTGTAAAGGAATTCCTGGAACTGAGAGAGCCGGCTTCCCTTAAAATCTGTACCCTTCTGGATAAACCAGACCGACGGGAAGTAGAGGTGTATGTTGATTACGTAGGGTTTACCATCCCCGATGTTTTTGTAATCGGCTATGGAATTGACTATGCACAGAAACATAGAAATCTGCCCTATGTAGGTAAGGTTATTCCTCAGGACTGA